A single window of Micrococcaceae bacterium Sec5.1 DNA harbors:
- the opgC gene encoding OpgC domain-containing protein, protein MGYPFERHRNAPSPGTEGFATLDTNKDGAWNGSDAAYAPYYPGDDVVDWVGLTAYHDDTGGKSAVNTLPADGELASMLTRSGSEDFYSSYVQQRGKPMVLQTSAFYSPSVTAMANRDLKLSWWTQTLQTSTSTPFDRIAAVVWDERTSTRDTGVASIDWRLTGDASLAEAAGAALAKSSLTTAPVTAIIGGQQAGRSNALSGAAAWTVAAALAIILIALWQLPRRVAAVGSWGYGEASRRDSRIDFLRGVAIVFVVVNHLGMISLFQLLTQEAVGFVSGAELFVLFSGFVVGMVYGPKVKEDFGKVVDLTARRAGKLYVTALAVLVGVFLLSLLPFFQTDALTTYVDQGTGGAGHNAVGRTYDLYAGMESLLQFPVPANVLPAIVMLQFGPWQFNVMGLYVILLLISPLILAALTKGKALWVLAATLVIYAVGTITRFRLLPSQFEDSFPLLVWQVLFVIGMVAGFHRRKISAWLLAHRWVVAVCTVMSVAFTFLSWCNPYLANSFDLRLAIIPDTAYRAMYDAFFGRTYLDPGRLLNVLVLVVTAYAFLTAYWKPVARALGWFFIPLGQATLYVFVLHVVLIAVVANIPMLRQGEIYINTAAYAVVLGLLWVMVKRRFLFGSIPT, encoded by the coding sequence TTGGGCTACCCCTTTGAACGGCACCGGAACGCACCCAGTCCAGGAACAGAAGGCTTTGCCACGCTGGACACCAACAAAGACGGCGCGTGGAACGGATCGGACGCCGCCTACGCACCCTACTATCCAGGCGATGACGTGGTGGATTGGGTTGGGTTGACTGCCTATCACGATGACACCGGCGGCAAGTCTGCGGTCAACACGCTGCCCGCGGATGGCGAGCTTGCCAGCATGCTGACCCGGTCCGGCAGCGAGGATTTCTATTCTTCCTATGTCCAACAACGAGGCAAGCCAATGGTGCTGCAGACCTCGGCCTTCTACAGTCCGTCTGTAACCGCCATGGCGAACCGAGACCTCAAGCTTTCGTGGTGGACCCAGACGCTCCAAACAAGCACATCAACGCCTTTTGACAGGATCGCGGCCGTAGTTTGGGATGAACGAACGAGTACGCGGGATACCGGTGTGGCAAGCATCGATTGGCGGCTAACAGGTGATGCCTCCCTGGCAGAAGCTGCAGGTGCTGCATTGGCGAAGTCGAGCCTAACGACGGCACCCGTCACTGCCATCATCGGAGGGCAACAAGCTGGCCGGTCAAACGCTTTGTCCGGAGCTGCTGCCTGGACGGTCGCTGCGGCCTTGGCCATCATCCTCATCGCCCTATGGCAGCTTCCTCGCAGGGTGGCTGCGGTTGGCTCATGGGGGTATGGAGAGGCATCGCGCCGTGACTCCCGCATTGACTTCCTTCGCGGCGTGGCAATTGTGTTCGTGGTGGTCAACCACCTGGGCATGATTTCGCTCTTCCAGCTGCTGACCCAGGAAGCCGTAGGGTTTGTCTCCGGGGCGGAGCTGTTTGTCCTCTTCTCCGGATTCGTTGTGGGAATGGTCTACGGACCCAAGGTTAAAGAGGACTTCGGCAAGGTAGTGGACCTGACCGCTCGTCGCGCCGGCAAGCTCTACGTGACAGCCCTTGCCGTCCTCGTGGGCGTCTTCCTGCTTTCCTTGCTGCCATTCTTCCAGACCGATGCCCTGACGACCTACGTAGATCAGGGAACGGGGGGAGCCGGGCACAACGCCGTCGGCCGCACATACGACCTCTACGCCGGAATGGAGTCGCTGCTGCAGTTCCCGGTGCCCGCCAATGTGCTTCCCGCCATCGTGATGCTGCAGTTCGGACCCTGGCAGTTCAACGTGATGGGCCTCTATGTGATCCTGCTGCTGATCAGCCCACTGATCCTCGCTGCCCTCACCAAGGGAAAGGCGTTGTGGGTGTTGGCTGCCACGCTCGTGATTTATGCCGTTGGCACTATCACCCGGTTCCGGCTGCTGCCGTCCCAGTTTGAAGATTCCTTCCCTCTGCTCGTGTGGCAGGTGCTGTTTGTCATTGGCATGGTGGCAGGATTCCATCGCCGGAAAATCTCCGCCTGGCTGCTGGCACATCGCTGGGTGGTTGCGGTGTGCACAGTGATGTCAGTGGCGTTCACCTTCCTGTCCTGGTGCAATCCCTACCTGGCGAATAGTTTTGACCTTCGCTTGGCCATCATTCCGGACACCGCCTATCGGGCCATGTACGATGCCTTTTTTGGCCGCACGTACCTGGATCCGGGACGCCTGTTGAATGTCCTGGTCCTCGTGGTCACCGCGTACGCCTTCCTTACCGCTTACTGGAAACCAGTGGCAAGGGCGTTGGGGTGGTTCTTCATCCCCCTGGGGCAAGCCACACTGTATGTCTTCGTCCTGCACGTCGTTCTGATCGCTGTGGTTGCCAACATTCCTATGCTGCGGCAGGGCGAGATCTACATCAACACAGCAGCGTACGCCGTGGTGTTGGGACTCCTTTGGGTGATGGTGAAGAGGCGTTTCCTCTTCGGAAGCATCCCTACCTGA
- a CDS encoding response regulator, with product MAGVKHEVLPVRSWARQGMPLYLVAVGLCTVLLAVGFGSGIGTPTAQLAGDFAILIAALTALMTHTRAALQGHGNTKARWFVVAGLALWSCGQALWTFNGIVLDHAYPFPSASDIGFVGYALPVAVGLVLLSKGDSVRMSVLRTVLDVGTVASAVLFIAWGAVLGPLIAAGNVDILAFLTTLAYPFVDVVMVSLVIVLTMRAARGRRLPWLCLGLGFLVLALTDLTYVRLTAEGVTGVTGSPLALGWVAAFLLIGFSPLAPEASSSKKDGRTYAAALELLPYIPVFGAVLFNRSRAINLGDPILLITGLLVLVFVIVRQVLIVVENVSLTRDLESKVAARTAELEGLGAIVNSSGDAIIGKTPEGEILSWNPGAERIFGYTAEQAIGKNSDFFIPGELREAEHEALRTTAESGAVQNFETLRQRGDGVIIPVSVTLSPVRGESGFRGVATISRDITDRKAAEAELLAAREAALESSRLKSEFLATMSHEIRTPLNAVIGLTSLMLDTRLNEVQRQYAQGVKGAGEVLLTLINDILDFSKLEAGKVDLDITAFDPRALVEEVAGLVAEQAQSKDLELISYCHPNVPERLMGDSGRIRQILLNLSSNAVKFTPSGEVEIQVSVVSQDSNKASLGFEVRDTGIGISTEDHHRLFESFAQADASTTRRYGGTGLGLAISRRLTEVMGGEIGLDSEMGVGSKFWFVLELPVGPPATDTGLLPASLAGQKVLVVDDNATNRLVLETQLASWGMHPVAVADARTAMDEYRLAVSDHHPYDIAVVDMCMPDVDGLELARQIKEESNGSGGPGIILLTSTMQVDKADLTSAGIREYLTKPVRSSEFYNRLLRLLATKTMGKAAPLGTQPELPPRDPELRLGKLLVAEDNEVNQLVARGMANRLGYEVDIVDDGAQAVAATLTGNYAAVLMDCHMPVMDGFEATKTIRSRDAKTVRIPIIAMTAGALNEDRERCFAAGMDDYISKPVDLDKLRDILARWVPQERLEAQPQLAEAPPSTAVVLDASESGHAAEPDEPDDAGSTVLDEDRLQILRELGPADGMGLLPEAIRAFREEAQRAQEKLRSALESGQANAVEAAAHKLAGAAANIGATGAATLAKDLERLGREAGPDVAADGTPVLDQLNSELARVDGALARTLLGAP from the coding sequence GTGGCAGGAGTGAAGCACGAGGTTCTTCCGGTGCGCTCGTGGGCGCGCCAGGGCATGCCGCTTTACCTGGTTGCAGTCGGATTGTGCACCGTCCTTTTGGCCGTGGGGTTCGGAAGCGGTATCGGCACACCCACAGCTCAGCTGGCAGGCGACTTTGCCATCCTTATCGCCGCCCTGACTGCGCTGATGACACACACACGCGCGGCTCTACAGGGACACGGCAATACAAAAGCCCGTTGGTTCGTGGTTGCCGGTTTGGCTCTCTGGTCCTGCGGGCAAGCACTCTGGACCTTCAACGGCATAGTGCTGGACCACGCCTACCCCTTCCCTTCGGCCTCGGACATCGGATTCGTCGGCTATGCGCTGCCGGTCGCCGTCGGGCTTGTCCTCCTTTCCAAGGGCGACAGCGTCCGCATGTCGGTTTTGCGCACTGTCCTGGATGTCGGAACGGTGGCCAGCGCGGTTCTCTTCATCGCGTGGGGCGCAGTGCTGGGCCCGCTGATCGCGGCAGGCAACGTTGACATCCTGGCCTTTCTGACCACGCTGGCCTACCCCTTCGTTGACGTGGTTATGGTCTCGCTGGTGATCGTGCTGACCATGCGTGCCGCACGTGGCCGCCGCCTTCCGTGGCTGTGCCTGGGCTTGGGCTTCCTGGTGCTCGCGTTGACTGACTTGACCTACGTCCGGCTTACCGCTGAAGGCGTCACAGGTGTGACCGGATCCCCCTTGGCGCTTGGCTGGGTAGCAGCTTTCCTGCTCATCGGGTTCAGCCCCCTGGCTCCAGAGGCCAGCAGCAGCAAGAAAGACGGGCGCACGTATGCTGCGGCATTGGAACTCCTTCCGTACATTCCCGTTTTTGGTGCAGTCCTTTTCAACCGCAGCCGGGCCATCAACTTGGGAGACCCGATCCTGCTGATCACGGGCCTCCTGGTCTTGGTGTTCGTCATCGTGCGGCAGGTGCTGATCGTCGTCGAGAATGTGTCCCTTACGCGGGACCTGGAGTCAAAGGTGGCTGCCCGTACAGCCGAGCTTGAGGGCTTGGGAGCGATCGTGAACTCCTCCGGTGACGCCATCATTGGCAAGACGCCTGAGGGCGAGATCCTCAGTTGGAACCCGGGGGCTGAGCGGATTTTCGGCTACACGGCAGAGCAGGCCATAGGCAAGAACAGCGACTTCTTTATCCCCGGGGAATTGCGGGAAGCAGAACACGAGGCCCTTCGGACAACTGCCGAAAGCGGTGCCGTTCAAAACTTTGAGACCCTTCGCCAACGCGGAGATGGCGTCATCATCCCAGTTTCCGTAACTCTTTCCCCTGTCCGCGGCGAATCAGGCTTCAGGGGTGTGGCCACAATTTCCCGGGACATCACGGACCGCAAAGCTGCTGAAGCCGAGCTCCTGGCTGCCCGGGAAGCGGCCTTGGAATCGAGCAGGCTCAAGTCCGAGTTCCTGGCCACCATGAGCCACGAGATCAGGACTCCCCTGAACGCCGTAATCGGCCTGACGTCGCTCATGTTGGACACGCGCCTGAATGAGGTCCAACGGCAGTACGCCCAAGGAGTAAAGGGCGCCGGCGAGGTTCTGCTGACGCTGATCAACGACATCCTGGACTTCTCCAAGCTGGAAGCCGGGAAGGTGGACCTGGACATCACGGCCTTCGATCCGCGGGCGTTGGTGGAAGAGGTTGCCGGACTGGTTGCCGAGCAAGCCCAAAGCAAGGATCTTGAGCTGATCTCCTACTGCCACCCCAACGTGCCGGAACGGCTCATGGGCGACTCCGGGCGGATCCGCCAGATCCTGCTGAATCTGTCATCCAACGCGGTCAAATTCACCCCTTCAGGCGAGGTGGAAATCCAGGTTTCAGTGGTCAGCCAGGACTCAAACAAAGCCTCCCTTGGGTTCGAAGTCCGCGACACGGGAATCGGCATCAGCACCGAAGACCACCACCGGTTGTTCGAATCCTTCGCCCAGGCAGACGCCTCCACCACCCGCCGTTACGGCGGCACGGGCCTCGGCCTGGCCATCTCACGGCGACTGACGGAAGTCATGGGCGGCGAAATCGGACTCGACAGTGAAATGGGAGTAGGCAGCAAATTCTGGTTTGTCCTGGAACTGCCTGTCGGCCCACCCGCCACGGACACCGGGCTCCTGCCCGCCTCGCTTGCGGGCCAAAAGGTCCTGGTGGTGGACGACAACGCCACCAACCGCTTGGTACTGGAGACACAGCTTGCAAGCTGGGGAATGCACCCGGTGGCAGTCGCAGATGCGCGCACCGCTATGGACGAATACCGACTGGCTGTTTCCGACCACCACCCTTACGACATCGCCGTGGTGGACATGTGCATGCCCGACGTCGACGGCCTGGAACTGGCCCGCCAAATCAAGGAAGAAAGCAACGGCTCGGGCGGCCCGGGAATCATTCTCCTGACCTCCACCATGCAAGTGGACAAGGCCGATCTCACGTCCGCGGGGATCCGCGAGTACCTCACCAAGCCCGTACGGAGCTCCGAGTTCTACAACCGACTCCTGCGGCTTCTGGCCACGAAAACGATGGGCAAGGCAGCGCCCCTTGGAACGCAGCCCGAGCTGCCGCCCCGGGACCCGGAACTCCGCCTCGGCAAACTCCTGGTGGCTGAAGACAATGAGGTCAATCAGCTGGTGGCCCGCGGGATGGCGAACAGGCTCGGCTACGAAGTAGACATCGTCGACGACGGCGCGCAAGCCGTTGCTGCGACACTCACCGGAAACTATGCTGCCGTTCTTATGGACTGCCACATGCCGGTGATGGATGGTTTTGAGGCGACAAAGACGATTCGTTCCCGGGATGCCAAAACCGTGAGGATCCCCATCATTGCCATGACGGCCGGGGCCCTGAACGAGGACCGCGAGCGCTGTTTCGCGGCTGGCATGGACGATTACATCAGCAAGCCTGTGGATCTGGACAAGCTCCGCGACATACTGGCCCGGTGGGTGCCGCAGGAGCGGTTGGAGGCCCAACCGCAGCTGGCGGAAGCACCGCCGTCGACCGCTGTTGTTTTGGACGCTTCCGAGTCCGGCCACGCTGCCGAGCCCGACGAACCTGACGACGCTGGCAGTACCGTCCTGGACGAGGACAGGCTGCAGATTCTGCGTGAACTTGGGCCGGCGGACGGTATGGGCCTGCTGCCCGAAGCCATCAGGGCCTTCCGCGAGGAAGCCCAGCGTGCGCAGGAGAAATTGCGTTCGGCCCTTGAAAGCGGGCAGGCCAACGCGGTGGAGGCCGCCGCCCACAAACTCGCGGGCGCCGCGGCCAATATAGGCGCTACAGGCGCCGCCACCTTGGCCAAGGACTTGGAACGGCTGGGCCGTGAGGCGGGCCCGGATGTTGCAGCAGATGGAACGCCTGTACTTGATCAACTGAATTCGGAACTCGCACGGGTGGATGGGGCACTCGCGCGCACATTATTGGGAGCCCCATGA
- a CDS encoding diguanylate cyclase, translating to MKVLIADDDQISRMITKAAVEQSGHDCIVAVDGDSAWDLYQAHAPAAVVTDLMMPGLNGLDLCRAIREREQDTYTYVILVTSHGSRKDVLAGMEAGADDYVTKPLDPFNLHIRLLAAQRITSLHADLAKYRTALTKQARTDPLTKLNNRLKLTEDLGQLHSRSDRYSRDYCLAMVDVDNFKSYNDIYGHQAGDAALVAIASTLAGEVRQSDGVYRFGGEEFLLVLREQTAAGAEVVMERIRAAVHALQIEHSGDPDGILTISAGVSAFADGHRAGTEQLLREADLALYAAKASGRNRVTLASTLSQGLE from the coding sequence ATGAAAGTATTAATCGCCGATGACGACCAGATTTCCCGGATGATCACCAAGGCCGCCGTCGAGCAATCCGGTCATGACTGCATCGTGGCAGTGGATGGCGACTCGGCCTGGGACCTTTACCAGGCACATGCTCCGGCGGCCGTGGTGACGGACCTGATGATGCCGGGTTTGAACGGCTTGGATCTTTGCCGGGCGATCCGCGAGCGCGAGCAGGACACCTACACGTACGTGATCCTGGTGACCTCCCATGGTTCGCGAAAGGACGTCCTGGCAGGCATGGAGGCCGGCGCGGACGATTACGTTACCAAACCCTTGGACCCCTTCAACCTGCACATTCGCCTGCTTGCCGCGCAACGCATCACCTCGCTGCACGCAGACCTCGCAAAGTATCGAACGGCGCTGACAAAACAGGCCCGGACAGACCCCTTGACCAAGCTGAACAACAGGCTCAAGCTGACCGAAGACCTCGGACAACTGCACAGCAGAAGTGACCGCTACTCGCGGGATTATTGTCTGGCGATGGTGGATGTGGACAACTTCAAGAGCTACAACGATATTTACGGCCACCAGGCGGGAGACGCGGCATTGGTGGCCATCGCTTCGACGCTCGCCGGCGAGGTCCGTCAGTCCGACGGCGTGTACAGGTTCGGCGGCGAGGAGTTCCTCCTGGTCCTTCGGGAGCAGACGGCGGCTGGCGCCGAAGTGGTCATGGAGCGGATTCGGGCAGCTGTTCATGCGCTGCAGATCGAGCACTCCGGGGACCCCGACGGCATACTCACCATCAGCGCCGGTGTCTCGGCATTCGCTGATGGGCACCGCGCCGGGACGGAGCAGCTGCTGCGCGAAGCGGACCTTGCTCTGTACGCGGCAAAGGCATCGGGCCGGAACCGCGTCACGTTGGCCAGCACGCTTTCGCAGGGCTTGGAGTAA